The Spinacia oleracea cultivar Varoflay chromosome 2, BTI_SOV_V1, whole genome shotgun sequence DNA segment GATTATAAAGTATTGTAGTGATTTTTTTATACACTTTTATTAATGcttgattgattttctaatttatttgtattctaattatATATGTAAGTACAAATTAGTAGATTACACTTAAAGTTCTATAAAAATCCGACTACGTACTCCGTATAGTGGATTAATTTTTTACAAAATACAATCTTATATTGGTTATATGGAGTATTTGTTACAAAAATATAGACAACTTACAAAATACTCCCACGTATAGAATAaatcttttcttttttgagGAAAAGGCGAATGTGGCAAAATAGACCCATTACTTATGTCTTATGTGCGAATTAGTCCCTTAACTTTCAAATGTAGCAAATCAACTCCACAAGTATTTTGTAATGTGTAATTAACTCCAATTGTTAATTTGCCGACCAAATATCATCAGAATTATATAATTTTCGCCGGATTTAGACCATAAAATACAGCATGTCCCAAATACCTCGAATCTGAATTGTTAAAATACACAAATTCACAAATCAAAATAGTGTAGAGTTATAAAAATACTATAGGTCAAACGTACTATTGCTCGATTTTGAGCAATAAAAGAGTTATGTTCGTGACTACTCCGTATCATCTATCATCAAATAAGATGCGAATGAATATACAAACTCCATTACCGTACAATCACATGTATTTTGCTCGTACAATCATCTTATTCCGGCGAAAATCATATATTTTCTGATGGTATTTGATCAGTAATATAATTGGAGTTAATTACACATTACAAAATAGCTGTGGGGTTAAATTGCTACATTTGAAAGTTACAGGACTAATTTGCACATTAGACTTAAGTAATGGGATTGATTTACCACATTCGCCGATACTTTTATGAGatgaaagttaacaaaataattatagaatgaaatattttaatttttataaattctTTTTATGTCAACCATGATTTGGTATCTCCAGTGATCAAATTTGTTGACTTTGGATATTTCAAACAAATGCGGCGATCAAATTTTATTGTCGTAATAACATTTTGTCTTTTCAAGATtgtcatgtttataattttatttatttatttataattaccCATCTATGTcacctttttttattttttttatttacccTATCGTAAAATATTAGTCAActtaatttatatttattacaAAAACACACATATTCCTTATTACCTCCATAACATCAAGAAAAGATTAGTCAATGACTctaggtactccctccgtttctttttgtttgttacgtattccttttaaggtgtttcacaatgtttttTTACGTGGGAAAATCTTTTCTTTTATAAACTTTctatactatcattttttgtgccaacttttaattataattggtccaattttttcaactcattaaatttttttacgattttccaagtatgttaagttaacaatctttgtgcttttccattattggttcattttgataaataaaacaatcttattggttgttgtaatgattagtggattgaggttttacttggatttatttttttaataaaagagaaaataaatctttattatacgttaataaacgtgcaaaagtccaaacgtaacaaacaaaaagaaacggagggagtacatgttAATCAACAATGGAGAAAAATGTCAGCTAATGAATATACTAATGACATAAGCCAAGGAATACACATTTGAATCAAATGTGCTAAATGCCTAATCCGGTTTTTTTTATCGTTCATTTTAGTTGACATGTTTACACTTTTGAAATTATATTCACATACTTTATGTTGTATTTTCCGAATCTTTTGCGATTTATACATCATACTtcctactccgtataaaataaCAAATACAGTAACGCGCGAGAGATCTCGTAATAAACTCTTTCATTGTATACCTTTTACAGTATTAATTTTGTTTATAGTTTTACTTATTGATaactaaaaaaaatttagtgtTTAAAATTAACGTAGACGAAGGTGATAGAAGAAACGTGTCAATTAAATGAAAAGGAAGAAAATAGAGAGATTTCTTTATGAAAAGGAAGGGAATAAGAAGTTTAAAAATGCAAAATTGGGTTTTGGCCATCCCTTTTCCCCAGCAAAGAACAATACTTTCCTTTGATTCCAAAAAACAAGTACTAGTAGCAAGAATTGGTCAACTACTCCAACTCTTGTTGACGCCTATAACTCAATCAAACTATCCCCACCCCCACCAAACACAACACGTACCCAAAGTCATACCCAGCCAAAAGAACCTTCCTTTCCACACACCGTACCCGTACCCGgtaaaattcaagtttcattcAATTCTCTATATAAACTCAACTTTCTCCCCTCCTTTCCCTTGATCAAATCTTCCTCCCTTTTGGTCCCATTACCCTCTTTTCCCCCTCTATAACCATAATCACCATTATCTAGGCTTACAACGCCGACCTGGTAAAACTGACCCGTACTCGATTACCTTATAATCCTCATTTCCAAATACCATTCACAAACCAATGAAAATGGGATCAACAAAAGTATTTAGTTTGCTAATATTAACTATGATGATCACAACCACAATAGCACAATCAACATGTGGTACACACACCTTGAGTAACAACCAACAATATGCGAGTTGTAGTGATCTTCCTCAATTAAATTCCTTCCTTTACTGGACTTATGACTCGACAGCCGGTACGGCCAACATCGCATTCCGGGTGACCGGAGTGAATCCAACATCGAACTGGATCGCATGGGCCCTTAACCCAACCGGGTCGGGCATGACCGGGGCTCAGGCTTTGGTTGCCTATCGAAACTCTTCCAGCAGTATCCACGCGTATACATCATCCGTTGTTGATACCCGCACTACTCTTGCCCAAAGTAGCCTTAGCTTCCGGGTTTGTACTATTCCACCTAATTCTTCCTATTTTATTCATTGTCTTTatatttctttgattttttttggaataTTCATCGTCACAAAATCAAGTTGTCTATGTTGAAAAATTACacaacttgttttaattatatttgtTAAAAGTAAATCAAATTTTGTGAGTTAAAACTTATTTAAAGTCAAATacagacaatttttttttaatacaagtactccgtatatgtttTTGGATGAGGTAAGTATTACACTTAGAATGATAATGGCACTTTTCTTTGCGGTACGGTTGGGTAACAATCAAATATTCAGTCTAAAGTTTAgcataaaataatttaataactaCAATACTTTTCAGTGGAAAAGTCTAAATCATTCacttaattatttgaataattaaatttaaaaagcCTCTAGAGTAATAgaaaatgttcttttaatttttaatttttaatttttaaacgaGTCGTACAGATATTATATATTTACCTGACACAATTGGTTttatgacactattcacacaagccccttttacttcattttgtgatttatatttaagaaaaaacatagtcacgtggggtcttattagattcgtctcaataaatactttttaaatatcaattttttataatttttcttatccatagtTAGAGATATCAACGTTTAAAATCATATATTGGCAAATAtacctaaataattgtgtcatttaaaaaatacAGAGGAAGTATTACAAATTTCAACTATAGAGATAGGGTGATTTGGTGGTATATGGGGTTATTATATCCTTTCATTACCacaaagggagagagagagggagggaTGAAAATGATGATGAGCCGCTTTGTTTGAATGGAGTTGGCAGAGGAAACAAAGTACTATTGGCATTAATTGTCATGGTTAAAACAGAGTATAATGTTTCCGTCCTAACATAATTGGCAcatttaataataaaataaattttcataTCTTGTTCTCTACCATACTAGACTAGTAGACTAGGACGAATATAGCATTATTCATATTAACATAGCTAAATGCTAATCCATGTGATGGTACAACAACAATACAGGTTGACAACATATCGGCAAATAGTGGCACCAATGAGATGACAATATTTGCTACAATTCGACCACCGAGAACCACGGTGAACCACGTATGGCAAGTGGGCCCATTGAGCAGCGGCGCACCGGCTCAGCATCCCCAAAATTCTGCTAACACCAGATCCGTTGGCTCTATTAACTTTCTAGCTGGTCAAGCCACTTCCTCTGGTGGAGCTGTTGTTCAAAGACTTGGAAGGAAGAATGTAAGTTTCAATTTTGCTACTACTCACTACTCGTGTCTAATACAAACTATTTGGGATCGTTTGGTTGATAGTAGGGACTGGGAAGTAGAACTTCTTAGAAAATGAGTGATATTGTTTGGTTAAACGTGAAAAGtaaatttcaagtttcactTACCTAGGTAAGCAACTTTCTAAATTTTATAGGAAGTGAACTTCCTAGAAAATATAATTCTTATATTTTTACCATCCAAACAATCCCTGAAAATCATACTTACATGATTTTTTCATATATAAACATCATCTTATTACAACTTACCCATTcactaaaagaaaaataaaccaATAACGTTTTGATATGGTGATAAAGACTTAAAGCCCGCCAATGTGATTTCCAATTCATTCGCAAGGACAAatcaaactaaaataaaaagaaaaaaataataatttaatttctgCTTCTGTTGAATTTTCCACCAACTAATCTACTCTGCCCCCATTAAATTTAATGTTAGTGTATATCTTTGAAAGTGCATTTGTGCATTAAGTTATTGCATGTTACTAGTTGTATTATAAATTAATCAATCACTTTCTAGTTCCTAGTCCATTTTAAATTTCTCATACTTATTCAAACTACTCCTATAAATAAAGAATTGAATTACTCTTTACTCATTCCGGTTTCGAAATACGAACCGGCCAATTTGAATGTTTCTttgataaaattaaaatttatagatGAGTTATACTTGATCCGTACTATCAATCCAATAATCGTTTATCCCCTGAATTTGCATAAAATGATATACATGCGTTGTACTAAAGATTAAATAATTATGCCTAGTACTCCATATTTTTTATGGAGGAGATAATTAAAGTAATAGTGATTAGTTTGTGAGTTGTTGTAACCTAAGCACATGTGTTTGGTTGTCTTGATCATGATGAAATGATTAAAAATTAAGGGAACGAATTTGAACGTAACATGTGTGTTAACCACTTCCTTGTACGAACATGGAATTATTGTTTAGTTGGTGAgttgtttttgtattttaaaaTTTCGCTCTTTTTTTCTATCTTTTTCTTTTGTAATTTTCGTGTTCTTCTCTTATGAAACATCACACGCTTTGTCGCTTTAATATGATGGAccgtatattttttcttttaaaaaaaaaaagaaaaagtcaTACGCTTTGATGTTGGAAAATTCATATTATCAGCGTTTTGTACAAGACAGAGAAATTGGGAAAAATGACCAAATAAATCCAAACCAAATAATTCTATTGTTCACCCACCACCAACATTCATGATGTTAATGTGAAcatccttttaaaaaaaaaaacaatactaCGTACTTTAGAATTCTTCATGTAGATTTGACGCTTGAACATCGtaagttttttttgttggttatCTAATTAATTCTAAAAACAATTTTGGTCAATATTgtcattttatatttttaaaaacatCCCCCAATAATGTCTTTTCATGTTTTTAAGTTATTATCTTTCTAAATAGTCAAAGATTAGATATAGTCTATCAAGGTCATAGATATATCtatgatttttttaaaatgtatttGGTAGTTGATTTGATACCTAATCCATCGATGTTTTTGAATTATTGTCATATTATTTGAGAGCGTACGTTGTATACTTATATTTAGTCACAAGGTATACCATATACGGCGTACATACTACAGT contains these protein-coding regions:
- the LOC110803841 gene encoding cytochrome b561 and DOMON domain-containing protein At5g47530, which gives rise to MKMGSTKVFSLLILTMMITTTIAQSTCGTHTLSNNQQYASCSDLPQLNSFLYWTYDSTAGTANIAFRVTGVNPTSNWIAWALNPTGSGMTGAQALVAYRNSSSSIHAYTSSVVDTRTTLAQSSLSFRVDNISANSGTNEMTIFATIRPPRTTVNHVWQVGPLSSGAPAQHPQNSANTRSVGSINFLAGQATSSGGAVVQRLGRKNAHGVLNAISWGILMPLGAIIARYVKAFPSADPAWFYLHVSCQIVAYILGVAGWGTGLQLGSDSPGIVYTLHRNIGIALFCLATLQVFALLLRPNKDHKYRLYWKVYHHGIGYAVIILSIINIYQGLDNVLQPERKWKRIYSGIIIALGAIAVVLEAVTWTIVLKKKKNEQAKHGHHANGTNGFSNSYAQPAL